The sequence below is a genomic window from Candidatus Omnitrophota bacterium.
ATAAACAAAGCCTACAGTGTTGCATATAATTTTATAGCAAACAAAGTAAAACTTGATGGTGGTAAATATGACTACATTTTCAATTTAAATGATTTTATAAAAGAAAAAGTAAAAGTAATAATAGTGAGAGTGCCAGATGAATCGAATGCATTTACTGTCTTTGAAACATTAAATGACAGAGGTTTAGCTTTGTCTCAAGCAGATTTAATAAAAAATCATCTTTTTAATAAAGCTGGGAGCAGAATCAAGGAAGCTCAAAATTATTGGTCTGAAATGTCTGGTGCGATTGAGGCCGCACAAGATGAAGAAGAAATAATTAAATATATAAGATATTTTTGGTCGTCCCGTAATGGCTTAACTCGCGAAAAAGATCTATTCCAAGAAATCAAAAACAAAACAACAAATGCAAATTTATCAGTCTCTTTTTTAAGTGATTTGAAATCATCTACAAGTAAATATTTAGCTTTATTAAACCAAAACCATTCTTTCTGGGACGACCATACAAAGACAACTAAAGAATATGTAGAAAAATTTAATGACCTAGGCTTATATCAAAATAGACCACTCCTTTTAGCAGTTTTGAATCAGTTTGATTCAAAAGAAACAGAAAAAGCTTTTAAATTAATATTATCGTGGAGTGTTAGAAATTTAATTACAGGATCAATCCCTGGCGGAACTCTTGAAAGAGAATTCTCAAACCAAGCAAAAAAAATCAATAATGGAGAAATTAAAACCACAAAAGACTTACTAGATTCTGCAAAACATTTAATACCAACAGATAATCAATTTAAAGAAGCGTTCTGTATTGCCACAGTTACTAAAAATACTCTTGCCCAGTATTACTTGATTGAGCTTGAGAAAAAATATAGCGAAAGTGAAGAAAAATCTGTTGTAAAGAATTTTGACAATGTAAATCTCGAGCATATACTCCCACAAATAGTTGTTAATAAATCTGACTGGCAGACCTTTGATGAAGAGAGCCAAAAATCCTACTATAAAAGAATCGGCAATCTTACATTACTAAAAACTAAACCTAATTCAGATCTTAAAAGCAAAAGCTTTAGCGTAAAAAAAGAGGAATATAAAAAATCTGAAATAGAAATAACAAAAAATCTTAGTAGCATTACTGACTGGACACCAAAGGCTATAAAAGATAGACAAACAAATTTTGCAAAAAAAGCATTAGAAATTTGGAATTTAAGTATTAACTAAATATGCCAAAAAATTACCTCGAAAAAATTATTAAGGGCGATTGTCTCAAAATATTGAAGGGAATACCGGATAATTCGGTGGATATGACTTTTGCCGACCCGCCTTTTAATTTAAAGAAAAAATACAATCACTATGAAGATTCAAAAGAAAAACAAGATTATTTAAATTGGTGCAATGAGTGGATAAGTGAAATGGTGAGAATCACTAAACCAACAGGGGCAATTTTTGTTCACAATATTCCTCGCTGGCTTTCACACTACGCAGAGCATTTGAATAAAATTGCATATTTTAGACATTGGATTGCTTGGGATTCCGGCGGCGCACCGATGGGGAAAACCTTATTACCTAACCATTATGGAGTTTTATATTACACAAAATCAAAATCTCATAAAGATTTTAAATTTTTTGATATTAGGTATCCGCACCCAAGATGTAGGATTTGCGATGAATTTTTAAAAGATTACGGCGGCAAAAAAGATCAAGCCCATGGATTCGGACCGCTTCTCTCCGATGTTTGGAATGATATACACCGAATAAGACATAAAAAGCGAAGGGATGAGCACCCCTGTCAACTTCCTGTGCCGCTTCTTGAGAGGTTAATTTTAATGACTACAGATGAGGGCGATATTGTACTTGATCCTTTTGTGGGAACAGGTACAACAGCAGTGGCCGCAAAACGACTTGGAAGAAAATATATTGGGATAGAACTTGATCCTGATTATATAAAAATTTCCGAGAAGAATTTAAAAGCGGCGAAGGAAACAAAAATCAATGGGCATTTCGTTTCAATTTATCTCGGACATATTAGAACAATGAGAGACAAGGATTTTAAGGAAATTTGGAAAGATAATAGCGATTTGAAATTACTTGATAAGAAAATGTATAGAATTAAAAAATTGGTTGAATGAATTATGTTTATCCAGAAGCTCACAATAAAAAACCTCAAATGCTTTGCCGATGAGAGCGAAGCAATGGAGTTTAATGTTCCTGACGGCAAAACGGAAGGAAGCGGACTTAATATCTTTGTCGGCGAAAACGGGACAGGGAAAACGGCAACCTTGGAAGCAATAAATTTTCTAACAGAAAGTCATTTCGCAATTCAAAACAAATTGAAAATTTTTGATTTTCACAAAGACACGAGCGAAATAAGCGTTGAGGCGATTTTCAATCAGAACTTTAACTACAAAATGCCAGAAACATATCGCGGACAATTTTTTGAATGCAATGGCTTGATTTTTACCGCCAGCCAGAGAGACAGAAAGTCGCCCGGAAAACTACTTTCGCCAGCCCTTTCTGTTTCTACAAGCGTTTTGAATGTTGACCAAAATTATAAAAACTCAGAAGGTAAGCAAGGTAAATCCGTTGAAGGATATCACAAAATATTTGACGCAGGCAAATTAGACAAAGACGAACTTAATATTTTCTATTTTGACAAATATCGCACAAGGCATATAACGAGTGGGACTTTTACAACGACCTTTGATCGTATTGTTGATGACTTGAACTGGAAATTTGTTAAAGGATTAAAAGATAGTCAAGATAACAAAAATGCCGTAATGAAGTTAGCGAACGATTATTTTGCGAAAATGATTGAAGTTGCCCAGAAAGGCACCGGCGAAAAAATATCACAAGAGACGAAAACGTTTTTTAACAGAGAAGATTTTGAAAAAATAAAAATGGATTTTATAAACATTTTATGGCCGTTTTCCGACGCTTTCTTTGCGCTTCGTGAAGAAAATGAGGCAAATCAAATACCAGTCGCAAAGCTCGGCTCGGGAATTGAAATGATTTTTACGCTTCTACTGCTTCGTTCCATTTCTAATCAATCAAAAGGGTCAATAATCTATTTAATTGATGAGCCGGAAATATCACTGCACCCGCAGGCGCAGAAAAAACTTTTTCAGTTATTATTGCAAGAGTCCAAAGATAAACAGGTATTTATTTCAACGCATTCTTCTTATTTTACCGAGCCGAGTTTTATAAAAAATATTGCTCGTTTTCAAAAAACAAAAGAAAACAAGATTATTGTCCACAAACTTAAAGACGATACTTTGGCAGACGAATTGAAAGAAAACAGAAATTTCTTTTTTCGCCACAGGGATTTGTTTTTCACGGATGCCGCAATTTTTCTTGAAGGCGTAGAGGATTATGACAGATACTCAAAATTTTGCGAAGGAAATGATTTTTTAGGTTTGCTTGGTAATTTTTATATGATGAATGGTTGCGACCCGACTTTGTTTTTTGAAAAATTCTGCGGGCAATTCGGCATAAAATATTTTGCGGTTGTTGATAAGGATTTTTCAATCAATCGTTCAAAATGGCATAGGGAAAATAGAAAAAAGTTTATTGCCGACTTGAAACAATTTATAAAAGACAAGGGAATAAACTTTGATGAAAGTAAATTTGATCAAGAGTTAAAAAAAGAACTTCAGGAAACGCCAAGAACTGACGACAGAGAAGCCGAAGAAATTGATTTGGACAAGGTAAAAGTTTTGAAGGTGAAGAACAAGAATATTGTTGTACTCAAACAAGGCGAGGTTAAAGATTACCTTGATAAAGACGGAAATGTTGTTTCAGAAGGAAAAAGTGATAAAATAAAGGAGTTGAAGGCGATCTTTGGATATATTGCAAAAGATTTCCCCACCCACCGCCCAATTTGAAGTCCCGCCGCCGTCCGAAAAAATCGCTGAGGGTTTCCAGCAGGCGGGCAAAAAGGAAGGGGGTCTGGGGGAAGGAATTTTTGCCCGCCTGCTTTCCGTGCCGAAGGCGCGGCAGGGGTGGGAAGCGGCTCGTTCCTGCTCAAGCAGGAAGGCAAAGCCCGCAAAAATTGTTTCCTTAATTGAAAAAGAATTTTGCGCGCGCCCATTAAAAGAAAAAGAAATTTTTGCGGGCTTTGTCCGCCGAGAGGCGGCGAGCCGCTGGGGCGGGTTTCTGCCGTTCACGGCAGAAATTGTTGCTCAAAAAAGGTTCGTACTTCGTTCAGTAATTGCGACCATATTTTATCGCCCAGCCTTTTAGGCAAGAGGCTGTTTATGTAAAAAATTTATACTAACAGATTTACTGCCTATCTTGTAAAAATATTAAATATGAATAAAAGAATGCGCGTGACTTTCCACGGCCGGGTTCAGGGAGTCGGTTTCCGGTTTACCTGCCAACGTATTGCCGAAAACCTTGGAGTTTCAGGCTGGGTAAGAAATATGCCTGACGGCAGTGTTGAATTAGATGCCCAGGCGGGCCCTGGCGTATTGAGCGAATTTTTGAATTCCGTTAAACATGATATGGGAAGGCATATAGACAGGGATATCGTATGCTGGCACGAATCTGACAATAGGCCCAAGGGGTTTCATATAAGGTTTTAGCGTATGCCAAAACAGGAAAAGAAAAAAGAATTAGAGAAGTTAAAAAAACTGATCCGCGGGCATGACCGCAAGTATTACGTGGAACACGCCCCGGAAATTGCTGACTATGAATACGACGCAATGCTGCGCCGGGTAAAAGAAATAGAACGCCAGAACCCTTCTCTTATTAGCGGCGATTCTCCTACGCAAAACGTGGGAAAGGACTTGAGCGGGGGTTTTGAAAAGATCAGGCACCTCGCGCCGATGTTTAGCATAGATAATACATATTCCGACGATGAACTTATAGAGTTTGATAAGCGCGTCAGAAAAAACTTGAAGGCCGACAAAGTTTCTTATGTGGCGGAACTTAAAATTGACGGGGTGTCTATATCACTTTTTTTCCGCGGCGGTAAATTTCAATATGCCGCTACACGCGGCGACGGTAAAATA
It includes:
- a CDS encoding DUF262 domain-containing HNH endonuclease family protein, with translation MSNLNEIKFEISGIGKFIADQIIAVPIYQRAYAWEEKNVEELLQDIDQSHPHDYFIGSIVVNQTKDEGIWEVVDGQQRIATITILFAAVRNFLKINKDQQGSDKIERDYICDIDIRTKEPVPKLRLGNDDNDYFISKIVKNEKSKELKESHQRINKAYSVAYNFIANKVKLDGGKYDYIFNLNDFIKEKVKVIIVRVPDESNAFTVFETLNDRGLALSQADLIKNHLFNKAGSRIKEAQNYWSEMSGAIEAAQDEEEIIKYIRYFWSSRNGLTREKDLFQEIKNKTTNANLSVSFLSDLKSSTSKYLALLNQNHSFWDDHTKTTKEYVEKFNDLGLYQNRPLLLAVLNQFDSKETEKAFKLILSWSVRNLITGSIPGGTLEREFSNQAKKINNGEIKTTKDLLDSAKHLIPTDNQFKEAFCIATVTKNTLAQYYLIELEKKYSESEEKSVVKNFDNVNLEHILPQIVVNKSDWQTFDEESQKSYYKRIGNLTLLKTKPNSDLKSKSFSVKKEEYKKSEIEITKNLSSITDWTPKAIKDRQTNFAKKALEIWNLSIN
- a CDS encoding site-specific DNA-methyltransferase encodes the protein MPKNYLEKIIKGDCLKILKGIPDNSVDMTFADPPFNLKKKYNHYEDSKEKQDYLNWCNEWISEMVRITKPTGAIFVHNIPRWLSHYAEHLNKIAYFRHWIAWDSGGAPMGKTLLPNHYGVLYYTKSKSHKDFKFFDIRYPHPRCRICDEFLKDYGGKKDQAHGFGPLLSDVWNDIHRIRHKKRRDEHPCQLPVPLLERLILMTTDEGDIVLDPFVGTGTTAVAAKRLGRKYIGIELDPDYIKISEKNLKAAKETKINGHFVSIYLGHIRTMRDKDFKEIWKDNSDLKLLDKKMYRIKKLVE
- a CDS encoding AAA family ATPase → MFIQKLTIKNLKCFADESEAMEFNVPDGKTEGSGLNIFVGENGTGKTATLEAINFLTESHFAIQNKLKIFDFHKDTSEISVEAIFNQNFNYKMPETYRGQFFECNGLIFTASQRDRKSPGKLLSPALSVSTSVLNVDQNYKNSEGKQGKSVEGYHKIFDAGKLDKDELNIFYFDKYRTRHITSGTFTTTFDRIVDDLNWKFVKGLKDSQDNKNAVMKLANDYFAKMIEVAQKGTGEKISQETKTFFNREDFEKIKMDFINILWPFSDAFFALREENEANQIPVAKLGSGIEMIFTLLLLRSISNQSKGSIIYLIDEPEISLHPQAQKKLFQLLLQESKDKQVFISTHSSYFTEPSFIKNIARFQKTKENKIIVHKLKDDTLADELKENRNFFFRHRDLFFTDAAIFLEGVEDYDRYSKFCEGNDFLGLLGNFYMMNGCDPTLFFEKFCGQFGIKYFAVVDKDFSINRSKWHRENRKKFIADLKQFIKDKGINFDESKFDQELKKELQETPRTDDREAEEIDLDKVKVLKVKNKNIVVLKQGEVKDYLDKDGNVVSEGKSDKIKELKAIFGYIAKDFPTHRPI
- a CDS encoding acylphosphatase translates to MNKRMRVTFHGRVQGVGFRFTCQRIAENLGVSGWVRNMPDGSVELDAQAGPGVLSEFLNSVKHDMGRHIDRDIVCWHESDNRPKGFHIRF